The Deltaproteobacteria bacterium genome includes a region encoding these proteins:
- a CDS encoding ABC transporter substrate-binding protein, whose protein sequence is MLKTFATLAVLLMTLFWSSATNAQLTRLNVGYSAASADQLPAWVAKEAGVFTKNGLDAQVIFFTGGTTAILALVSGDVPITQVSGPGLVNSVMAGSDAVFVAAGITGLNYVLMGKPGVKSLEQLKGGTLAISRFGSATDTIARLALRKVGLTVGKDVTLMQVGSGPERLGALMTGRVTAAVINPPSSFTAEKKGLATLVDVAKIGVVFQHTGVATTKRFIKEQPDTVRRYVRAHVEAVARMWNDKEITIKALSRYMGSSLDRETLEKSYENVMSEALYPKKQYPSIEGLKTVIEDIAERDPRAKNAKPEQFVDNTFIRELDQSGFIDGLYKRK, encoded by the coding sequence ATGTTGAAAACTTTCGCAACGCTGGCCGTGCTGTTGATGACTCTGTTTTGGTCGTCCGCCACCAACGCCCAACTCACCCGACTCAACGTCGGCTACAGCGCTGCCAGCGCCGACCAACTGCCGGCTTGGGTCGCCAAAGAAGCCGGCGTGTTTACCAAGAATGGCCTGGATGCCCAGGTCATCTTCTTCACCGGAGGCACCACCGCCATATTGGCGCTGGTCTCGGGCGATGTGCCGATCACCCAAGTCTCGGGCCCTGGCCTAGTCAACAGCGTCATGGCGGGCTCGGACGCGGTGTTTGTTGCCGCCGGTATCACCGGCTTGAACTATGTGCTGATGGGTAAACCGGGGGTAAAGAGCCTTGAACAGCTGAAAGGCGGCACTCTAGCCATCAGCCGTTTTGGCTCGGCAACCGATACCATCGCGCGCCTGGCGCTGCGCAAAGTCGGACTCACCGTGGGCAAAGACGTAACCCTCATGCAGGTCGGCAGCGGCCCTGAGCGGTTGGGCGCCCTGATGACCGGCAGAGTCACCGCGGCGGTGATCAATCCGCCGTCTAGCTTTACCGCGGAGAAAAAAGGCCTCGCCACACTCGTCGACGTCGCGAAGATTGGCGTGGTCTTTCAGCATACCGGTGTCGCGACGACCAAACGTTTCATCAAGGAACAGCCCGATACCGTGCGCCGGTATGTCCGCGCTCATGTGGAAGCGGTGGCGCGCATGTGGAACGACAAGGAAATCACGATCAAAGCGTTATCGCGCTACATGGGCAGTAGCCTCGACCGCGAGACCCTCGAAAAGAGTTACGAGAATGTCATGAGCGAAGCGCTCTATCCGAAAAAACAATACCCGAGCATCGAAGGGCTTAAGACTGTGATCGAGGACATCGCCGAACGCGACCCACGCGCCAAGAACGCCAAGCCGGAGCAGTTCGTCGACAATACTTTCATTCGCGAACTCGACCAGAGCGGCTTCATCGATGGGCTGTACAAGAGAAAGTAA
- a CDS encoding cytochrome c, translating to MVGKILAGALFGVIALAATSHVHAQANINEKRQQAMKDLSAANKAIKAAVEEKNYATVEAKAKDVMGTADKIVSLFPAGSTTGKTKAKPEIWEKSDDFGKAAKNLSKAAGELISAAKAGDESAVSAKLKALGDTCGACHKPFRAEKYGE from the coding sequence ATGGTCGGAAAAATTCTAGCGGGAGCGCTCTTCGGCGTCATTGCCCTTGCGGCAACGTCGCACGTCCACGCCCAAGCCAATATCAACGAGAAAAGACAGCAGGCCATGAAGGACCTCAGCGCGGCCAACAAAGCCATCAAAGCCGCCGTGGAAGAAAAAAACTACGCGACTGTGGAAGCCAAAGCCAAAGATGTCATGGGAACCGCCGACAAGATAGTCAGCCTCTTCCCTGCCGGTAGCACCACCGGCAAGACCAAGGCAAAACCGGAGATTTGGGAGAAGTCTGACGACTTCGGCAAGGCCGCCAAGAACCTGAGCAAGGCGGCCGGTGAGTTGATCTCGGCCGCAAAGGCCGGCGACGAGAGCGCGGTTAGCGCCAAGCTCAAAGCTCTGGGCGACACCTGCGGCGCCTGTCACAAACCGTTCCGCGCCGAGAAGTACGGCGAGTAG